The DNA region CGTCCGGCGTCGCCTGGCACCGGCGTCATCGCCGGCGGCGGTGTGCGCTCGGTTGTTGAGGCAGCCGGCATCCAGGATGTGCTGAGCAAGTCACTCGGATCGAACAATCCGGTGAACGTTGTACAGGCCACGATCAAGGCGCTCTCGGAACTGGAAGCTGTCGAGCGCGTTGCCGGTCGGCGTGGCAAGTCCGCTGAGGCACTGCGTCCGCGCCTGAAGGAGGCTGTGGAAGCATGACGGCTGACAAGACAATGCGGCTTCACTACAAGAAGAGCTCGATTGGCTATCCGAAGGATCAGCGCGATACGATTCGAGCGTTGGGCTTCACCAAGCTGAACCAGACTGTCGAGCGACCAGACACACCGTCGGTGCGCGGAATGGTCAACAAGGTTCGGCACCTCGTTCTCATTGAGGGCGAAGGCGTGATTAACGGTTCCGACATTCACCGGAATACGCAATAACATCGGTCGCGTAAGCACCGCGATCTGAGGGACGGAAACGATGCACATCGACGATCTGCGACCCGCACCGGGCGCAACCAAGGCAAAGAAGCGTGTCGGACGCGGCCACGGCTCTGGCAGCGGTAAGACATCTGGTCGCGGCCAGAAGGGCCAGGGATCGCGGTCGGGCGGCAACGTGCGTCCCGGTTTCGAA from Thermomicrobiales bacterium includes:
- the rpmD gene encoding 50S ribosomal protein L30, producing MRLHYKKSSIGYPKDQRDTIRALGFTKLNQTVERPDTPSVRGMVNKVRHLVLIEGEGVINGSDIHRNTQ